In one Halorubrum sp. CBA1229 genomic region, the following are encoded:
- a CDS encoding DUF371 domain-containing protein: MSDAETDAESDGGDGGDDPLVEVVRAVGHEHVTAEHASTVELTTDDWLTPAGDCIIGIEADRAPRDFSPEFREACRNAEATITATIGVGEPGDEGVELDDPAYVDEIVGRGDPDLTLLDDRSMVGRTSDYTDDERTILVDGDGAAADLDRDLVAALADGAPIALRLAVERAE; the protein is encoded by the coding sequence ATGAGCGACGCTGAGACCGACGCCGAGAGCGACGGCGGTGACGGCGGCGACGACCCCCTCGTCGAGGTCGTTCGGGCCGTCGGCCACGAGCACGTCACCGCCGAGCACGCGAGCACCGTCGAGCTCACAACCGACGACTGGCTTACGCCGGCGGGCGACTGTATCATCGGTATCGAGGCCGACCGCGCGCCCCGCGACTTCTCCCCCGAATTCCGCGAGGCGTGCCGAAACGCGGAGGCGACGATCACGGCGACGATCGGAGTCGGGGAGCCCGGAGACGAGGGGGTCGAGCTCGACGACCCCGCGTACGTCGACGAGATCGTCGGCCGCGGCGATCCCGATCTCACGCTCCTCGACGACCGGTCGATGGTTGGGCGGACGAGCGACTACACCGACGACGAGCGCACGATCCTCGTCGACGGCGACGGTGCGGCCGCCGACCTCGACCGCGATCTCGTCGCCGCGCTCGCTGACGGCGCCCCGATCGCGCTGCGGCTGGCGGTCGAACGCGCCGAGTAA
- a CDS encoding CoA pyrophosphatase, whose product MDLSGLRRYTPEEVTRARREAAVLAPVVERGGEAHLLFTKRASHLGKHPGQMSFPGGGREPEDRTLTDTALREANEEVGMRPDEVDVLGRLDDTRTSSAYRVRPFVGVAPDREYVPDESEVAEVAVLPVNGLTDRANYESERRIGHPEYGDHRVHFFHVDGYTVWGVTGRMVVQLLERTTDWRAPEEVDRVVGADAELPI is encoded by the coding sequence ATGGACCTGTCGGGGCTGCGTCGGTACACGCCCGAAGAGGTGACTCGGGCGCGCCGCGAGGCCGCCGTGCTCGCGCCCGTCGTCGAGCGCGGCGGCGAGGCCCACCTGCTGTTCACCAAACGCGCGTCCCACCTCGGGAAACACCCCGGACAGATGAGCTTCCCCGGCGGCGGGCGCGAGCCCGAGGACCGAACCCTGACCGACACCGCGCTCCGCGAGGCGAACGAGGAGGTCGGGATGCGCCCGGACGAGGTCGACGTCTTGGGGCGCCTCGACGACACCCGGACTTCCTCCGCTTACCGGGTCCGGCCGTTCGTCGGCGTCGCGCCCGACCGCGAGTACGTCCCCGACGAGTCGGAGGTCGCGGAGGTGGCCGTCCTCCCCGTCAACGGGCTGACCGACCGCGCGAACTACGAGTCGGAGCGTCGTATCGGTCACCCGGAGTACGGCGACCACCGGGTCCACTTCTTCCACGTCGACGGCTACACCGTCTGGGGCGTGACGGGCCGGATGGTCGTCCAGCTGCTGGAGCGCACGACCGACTGGCGCGCGCCGGAGGAGGTTGACCGAGTGGTCGGCGCCGACGCCGAGCTCCCGATCTAA
- a CDS encoding amidohydrolase family protein yields the protein MLGLEHDFRIVDTRATLDPDESSVATHGRDISPERLEREMLQAGVVRAVASPGRRPPGRSYLRANNAVARLSIDRPFVAFARLNGPRDPGNGPVAAVRNLRAERDDHHARPDDVEQYSYDDRFHGFTLAPHVDGLPNEDVLGRLESADLPLFVHAGREFPPEAVERELLDYDLPLVLSSFGGYPLDADLMNETLDLLDEHDRLYVDTSAVRYREVLERGVLEHPDRVLFGSGAPDIHPNVGVMEVLTLDVSEDLMRRVLAKNPARLIPALAEGADA from the coding sequence ATGCTCGGGCTCGAACACGACTTCCGGATCGTCGACACCCGCGCGACGCTGGACCCCGACGAGTCCTCGGTCGCCACGCACGGCCGAGACATCTCCCCCGAGCGGCTGGAACGGGAGATGCTCCAAGCGGGCGTCGTGCGCGCGGTCGCGAGCCCGGGCCGGCGCCCGCCCGGCCGGAGCTACCTCCGCGCGAACAACGCGGTCGCGCGGCTCTCCATCGACCGCCCGTTCGTCGCGTTCGCCCGACTCAACGGCCCGCGCGACCCGGGGAACGGCCCGGTCGCCGCGGTGCGGAACCTCCGCGCCGAGCGCGACGACCACCACGCCCGGCCGGACGACGTCGAGCAGTACTCCTACGACGACCGCTTTCACGGGTTCACGCTCGCCCCGCACGTCGACGGCCTCCCGAACGAGGACGTGCTCGGTCGGCTGGAGTCGGCCGACCTCCCGCTCTTCGTCCACGCCGGCAGGGAGTTCCCGCCCGAGGCGGTCGAGCGCGAGCTCCTCGACTACGACCTTCCGCTCGTGCTCTCGAGCTTCGGCGGCTACCCCCTCGACGCCGATCTGATGAACGAGACGCTCGACCTGCTCGACGAGCACGACCGGCTCTACGTCGACACGAGCGCGGTGCGCTACCGCGAGGTGCTCGAGCGCGGCGTCTTAGAACACCCCGACCGCGTCCTCTTCGGCTCCGGTGCGCCCGACATCCACCCGAACGTCGGCGTGATGGAGGTGCTCACGCTCGACGTCTCGGAGGACCTGATGCGCCGCGTGCTGGCGAAGAACCCCGCCCGGCTGATCCCCGCGCTCGCCGAGGGCGCCGACGCCTGA
- a CDS encoding redox-regulated ATPase YchF, whose translation MITVALAGKPNAGKSTFYTAATMADVDVANYPFTTIDANRGVTHVRTECPCLDREERCGSENCRGGKRYVPVELLDVAGLVPGAHEGKGLGNQFLDELTNADVVLNVVDASGATNAEGEPVEVGSHDPLDDVDFVEEEMDLWLAGIVDDNWESVERKSRSPDFDLEASITDLLTGFGATERDVTAVLRGLEYPDDPKAWTGDDREALARAIRRRTKPIVVVANKVDAAPEGALDRIREGTDKPVIPATADGELGLRRAAEAGVVDYDPGDGDFEILGDVSEEQRRGLDAIRDAMTEHGGTGVQTALNAAVYDLLDRITVYPVQDASKWTDGTGNVLPDAFLLPSGATPPDLAYAVHTDIGEGYLHAVDARSSRRIGEKHELSEGDVVKIVSTAGP comes from the coding sequence ATGATCACGGTCGCGTTGGCGGGAAAGCCGAACGCCGGGAAGTCCACCTTCTACACGGCCGCGACGATGGCCGACGTCGACGTCGCGAACTACCCGTTCACGACGATCGACGCGAACCGCGGGGTCACCCACGTCCGCACGGAGTGCCCCTGTCTCGACCGCGAGGAGCGGTGCGGTTCGGAGAACTGTCGCGGCGGGAAGCGGTACGTCCCGGTTGAGCTCCTCGACGTGGCTGGGCTCGTGCCGGGTGCCCACGAGGGGAAGGGGCTCGGCAACCAGTTCCTCGACGAGCTGACGAACGCGGACGTCGTCTTGAACGTCGTGGACGCCTCGGGCGCGACGAACGCGGAGGGCGAACCGGTCGAGGTCGGCTCGCACGACCCGCTCGACGACGTGGACTTCGTCGAGGAGGAGATGGACCTGTGGCTCGCGGGCATCGTCGACGACAACTGGGAGAGCGTCGAGCGGAAGTCGCGGTCGCCCGACTTCGACCTGGAGGCGTCTATCACGGACCTGCTGACCGGGTTCGGCGCGACCGAGCGCGACGTGACGGCGGTCCTCCGCGGGCTGGAGTACCCCGACGATCCGAAGGCGTGGACCGGCGACGACCGCGAGGCGCTCGCGCGGGCGATACGCCGCCGCACCAAGCCGATCGTCGTCGTCGCGAACAAGGTCGACGCCGCGCCCGAGGGCGCGCTCGACCGGATCCGCGAGGGGACGGACAAGCCGGTGATCCCGGCGACCGCCGACGGCGAGCTCGGTCTGCGCCGGGCCGCGGAGGCCGGCGTCGTCGACTACGACCCGGGCGACGGCGACTTCGAGATCCTCGGCGACGTCTCCGAGGAGCAGCGCAGGGGGCTCGACGCGATCCGCGACGCGATGACCGAACACGGCGGAACGGGCGTCCAGACCGCGCTGAACGCCGCCGTCTACGACCTGCTCGACCGTATCACCGTCTACCCGGTACAGGACGCCTCGAAGTGGACCGATGGGACGGGCAACGTCCTCCCGGACGCGTTCCTCCTCCCGTCGGGGGCGACGCCGCCGGACCTCGCGTACGCGGTCCACACCGACATCGGCGAGGGGTACCTCCACGCGGTCGACGCCCGCTCCTCGCGGCGGATCGGCGAGAAGCACGAGCTGAGCGAGGGCGACGTGGTGAAGATCGTCTCGACCGCGGGGCCCTGA